One region of Peribacillus simplex genomic DNA includes:
- a CDS encoding D-serine ammonia-lyase has product MKEIESKEIQTWKDQYPLLNKLISMDEVFWLNPNVEKYQTGIKKSSLTQEDVKDAEERLKRFAPYIAKVFPETKGTNGIIESPLVRIPAMKQSLEQDYQQPISGELLLKCDSHLPISGSIKARGGIYEILKHAEELAFQHQLLTKQDDYSILDSDRFRTLFSKYSIAVGSTGNLGLSIGIISAKLGFNVSVHMSADAKQWKKDLLRSKNVKVIEYEADYSKAVEEGRIQADSDPTCYFVDDENSHDLFLGYAVAASRLKKQLEELEIIIDENHPLFVYLPCGVGGGPGGVAFGLKLLYQDHIHCFFAEPTHSPCMLLGLMTGLHDKVSVQDVGIDNVTDADGLAVGKPSGFVGKTMEPFLSGNYTVSDEQLYKLLKELVDTEGIHLEPSALAGMIGPSKLCKEGINYLQKHSLTEKMSEATHIIWGTGGSMVPEEMMTQYYQKGLKLALEKQK; this is encoded by the coding sequence ATGAAAGAGATTGAAAGCAAGGAAATACAAACATGGAAAGACCAATATCCTTTACTAAACAAGCTCATTTCGATGGATGAAGTATTTTGGCTGAATCCAAATGTCGAAAAATATCAAACGGGAATAAAAAAATCCTCCCTTACTCAAGAAGATGTAAAAGATGCAGAGGAAAGGTTGAAGCGTTTTGCTCCATATATCGCCAAGGTTTTCCCTGAAACAAAAGGAACGAACGGTATCATAGAATCTCCTTTAGTGAGAATTCCTGCCATGAAACAATCCTTAGAACAAGATTATCAACAACCTATATCAGGAGAATTATTACTAAAATGTGATAGTCACCTTCCTATATCAGGATCTATTAAAGCAAGAGGCGGGATTTATGAAATTCTCAAACATGCAGAAGAATTAGCTTTTCAACATCAATTGTTAACAAAACAAGATGATTATTCGATTTTAGATAGTGATAGATTCCGGACCCTTTTCTCAAAATATTCAATCGCGGTAGGCTCGACTGGAAACTTAGGACTTAGTATTGGCATCATCAGTGCAAAGTTAGGTTTTAATGTTTCTGTTCATATGTCAGCTGATGCAAAACAGTGGAAAAAAGACTTGCTTAGAAGCAAAAATGTCAAAGTTATTGAATATGAAGCTGATTATAGTAAAGCTGTAGAGGAAGGCCGAATCCAAGCAGATAGTGATCCAACATGTTATTTTGTGGATGATGAAAATTCTCACGACCTATTTTTAGGATATGCAGTGGCTGCATCTCGATTGAAAAAACAATTAGAAGAGCTAGAGATAATAATAGATGAAAATCATCCTTTGTTCGTTTACCTTCCATGTGGAGTAGGTGGTGGCCCTGGAGGCGTAGCTTTTGGTTTGAAATTATTGTACCAAGACCATATTCACTGTTTCTTTGCAGAACCTACCCACTCACCATGTATGTTACTCGGTTTAATGACTGGACTTCATGATAAAGTTTCTGTACAAGATGTTGGTATCGATAATGTAACAGACGCGGATGGACTTGCTGTAGGAAAGCCATCAGGGTTTGTGGGTAAAACTATGGAACCTTTTTTAAGTGGCAATTATACGGTTAGCGATGAACAGTTGTATAAGTTGCTAAAAGAACTAGTCGATACAGAGGGGATCCATTTAGAACCTTCCGCACTAGCAGGCATGATAGGACCAAGTAAATTATGTAAAGAGGGCATCAATTATTTACAAAAGCATAGTTTAACGGAAAAGATGAGTGAAGCTACACATATTATTTGGGGGACTGGTGGAAGCATGGTTCCTGAAGAAATGATGACGCAATATTATCAAAAAGGGTTGAAATTAGCGTTAGAGAAACAGAAGTAA
- the meaB gene encoding methylmalonyl Co-A mutase-associated GTPase MeaB: MTVSKNIQSNKQNPIPRRKKLAIDDYVQGVINGDRAIIAQAITLVESNLPKHIEMAQQVLKQLIPYTGKSIRIGFTGVPGAGKSTLIESFGMMLCEENHRVAVLAVDPSSSVSKGSILGDKTRMEQLSRHPHAYVRPSPSSGTLGGVTRKSREILLIFEAAGYDVIVVETIGVGQSEIAVRSMVDFFLVIMLTGAGDELQGMKKGVMELADAIFINKADGENKQAALNVKVEYNRLLHFLQPATEGWETRAFAVSALTGAGLDEIWSIIEIFHKKTNESGIFNKRRQKQTLDWLHYMVEEYLRVQFYTHPKVTKDLPQIEQAVVEGTLSVTMAAKELLKNVEY, encoded by the coding sequence ATGACTGTAAGCAAAAATATACAATCGAATAAACAGAATCCTATTCCTAGACGAAAAAAGCTTGCGATTGATGATTATGTGCAAGGTGTGATAAATGGAGATCGTGCAATTATTGCTCAAGCGATAACATTAGTAGAGAGCAATTTACCAAAACATATAGAAATGGCACAACAAGTATTGAAACAACTCATTCCATATACAGGAAAATCAATTCGGATTGGATTTACAGGAGTTCCTGGGGCTGGTAAGAGTACACTAATTGAATCATTTGGTATGATGCTCTGTGAAGAAAATCATCGTGTAGCTGTACTAGCCGTTGATCCTTCGAGTAGTGTTTCAAAAGGAAGCATCTTAGGTGACAAAACTAGAATGGAACAGCTTTCTCGTCATCCCCACGCATATGTTCGTCCATCCCCTTCAAGTGGGACGCTCGGTGGAGTCACTAGAAAAAGCCGTGAAATCCTGCTTATTTTTGAGGCAGCTGGTTATGACGTGATTGTCGTTGAAACGATAGGAGTCGGTCAAAGTGAAATAGCTGTTCGTTCTATGGTCGATTTTTTCCTTGTAATAATGTTGACTGGTGCTGGTGATGAATTGCAAGGAATGAAAAAAGGTGTAATGGAATTAGCCGATGCCATTTTCATCAATAAAGCAGATGGTGAAAACAAGCAGGCTGCTTTGAATGTAAAGGTGGAATACAACCGGCTCCTCCATTTCTTACAGCCTGCAACGGAAGGATGGGAAACAAGGGCGTTTGCTGTGTCTGCTTTAACGGGAGCAGGTCTGGATGAAATATGGTCAATCATTGAAATATTCCATAAAAAAACGAACGAATCAGGAATCTTTAATAAAAGACGTCAAAAACAAACCTTAGATTGGCTACATTACATGGTTGAAGAGTACCTGCGAGTGCAATTCTATACTCATCCAAAAGTAACTAAGGATCTACCGCAGATTGAACAGGCAGTTGTTGAGGGGACGTTATCCGTCACGATGGCAGCGAAGGAATTGTTAAAAAATGTTGAATATTAA
- the scpA gene encoding methylmalonyl-CoA mutase, whose translation MTKPDFSQVKYKDERIAEYSEWRKQAEKLSGKSFEELTVPTYEKIDVKPLYTNNDTKEMKHLDYVAGIAPFFRGPYPAMYKTQPWTVRQYAGFSTAEESNAFYRRNLAAGQKGLSIAFDLATHRGYDSDHPRVVGDVGKAGVAVDSIFDMKVLFDEIPLDQMSVSMTMNGAVLPIMAFYIVAAEEQGVPQDKLSGTIQNDILKEYMVRNTYIYPPAPSMKIIADIFEYTSQHMPKFNSISISGYHMQEAGATADIELGYTLADGLEYVKTGLKAGIDIDRFAPRLSFFWAIGMNYYMEVAKMRAGRLIWAKLMKRFNPKNEKSLALRTHSQTSGWSLTEQDPFNNVTRTCIEAMAAALGHTQSLHTNALDEAIALPTDFSARIARNTQLYLQDETGITNVLDPWGGSYYVESLTAKLLEKAWAHIEEIEALGGMAKAIETGLPKMRIEEAAARRQAHIDSGKESIIGVNKYRLEKEDPLEILDIDNTAVRDAQIRRLEKLRAERDDANVEAALQGITKAAETGEGNLLELAIHAARARASLGEISEAYEKVVGRHKAIIRSISGVYSAEFGEVEQVKAVREMADQFEKVEGRRPRIMVAKMGQDGHDRGAKVIATAFADLGFDVDIGPLFQTPLEAALQAVENDVHVLGMSSLAAGHKTLLPQVVEELKRLGREDISVVIGGVIPAQDYDFLKENGAAAIFGPGTVIPVAAQKVLKEVNRRLGYDEEENE comes from the coding sequence ATGACAAAACCAGATTTCAGCCAAGTAAAATATAAGGATGAAAGAATAGCAGAATATAGCGAGTGGCGTAAACAAGCAGAAAAACTTTCTGGAAAGTCTTTTGAAGAATTAACAGTTCCGACGTATGAAAAAATTGATGTAAAGCCTCTCTACACAAATAACGACACAAAAGAAATGAAGCATTTAGATTATGTGGCAGGCATTGCACCATTCTTTCGAGGTCCATACCCGGCTATGTATAAAACACAGCCTTGGACAGTTCGTCAATATGCAGGCTTTTCAACAGCGGAAGAAAGTAATGCGTTTTACCGTCGAAACTTAGCTGCAGGACAAAAGGGCCTTTCTATAGCATTTGACCTAGCTACACATCGTGGGTATGATTCGGATCACCCTAGAGTCGTTGGGGATGTAGGAAAAGCTGGTGTTGCAGTTGATTCCATCTTTGACATGAAGGTTTTATTTGATGAAATTCCATTAGACCAAATGTCTGTTTCAATGACGATGAACGGAGCCGTTTTACCGATTATGGCATTTTACATCGTAGCAGCTGAAGAACAAGGAGTACCCCAAGATAAACTTTCTGGAACAATTCAAAATGATATATTAAAAGAATATATGGTCCGAAATACGTACATTTATCCACCGGCACCGTCAATGAAAATAATCGCAGATATCTTTGAATATACGTCTCAGCATATGCCGAAATTTAACTCTATTAGTATCTCTGGTTATCATATGCAAGAAGCTGGTGCTACAGCTGATATAGAGTTGGGCTATACCCTTGCAGATGGATTAGAATATGTCAAAACGGGTTTAAAAGCAGGGATTGATATTGATCGATTTGCTCCACGTCTTTCTTTTTTCTGGGCAATCGGAATGAATTACTATATGGAAGTGGCTAAAATGCGTGCTGGTCGATTAATTTGGGCGAAATTAATGAAAAGATTTAATCCTAAAAATGAAAAGTCGCTAGCACTTCGAACACATTCACAAACATCAGGATGGAGCTTAACCGAGCAAGATCCATTTAATAATGTGACACGCACGTGTATAGAAGCGATGGCCGCTGCCTTAGGTCATACGCAATCCCTTCATACAAACGCTCTGGATGAGGCAATTGCTTTACCGACTGATTTCTCTGCTCGAATTGCTCGGAATACACAATTATACCTTCAAGATGAAACAGGTATAACTAACGTATTAGACCCTTGGGGTGGTTCTTATTATGTGGAGTCATTAACTGCTAAACTACTTGAAAAAGCTTGGGCACATATTGAAGAAATTGAGGCACTTGGTGGAATGGCAAAAGCCATTGAAACAGGCCTGCCAAAGATGAGAATTGAAGAAGCGGCTGCTAGAAGACAAGCACATATTGATTCTGGTAAAGAATCAATTATTGGCGTGAATAAATACCGTTTAGAAAAAGAGGATCCGCTTGAAATTTTGGATATCGATAATACTGCAGTACGCGATGCACAAATTCGGCGTTTAGAGAAACTTCGTGCCGAAAGAGATGATGCAAATGTAGAAGCTGCACTACAAGGGATCACAAAAGCAGCTGAAACTGGAGAAGGAAACCTTTTAGAGCTAGCCATTCATGCAGCTCGTGCCAGAGCAAGCTTAGGGGAAATTTCGGAAGCATACGAAAAAGTAGTAGGGAGACATAAAGCAATCATTCGTTCAATTAGTGGCGTGTACAGTGCAGAGTTCGGTGAAGTGGAGCAAGTGAAGGCTGTCCGTGAAATGGCGGATCAATTTGAAAAAGTTGAAGGACGTCGCCCTCGAATTATGGTCGCGAAAATGGGACAGGACGGGCATGACCGTGGTGCCAAGGTGATTGCGACGGCATTTGCAGACCTTGGCTTTGATGTTGATATTGGTCCTTTATTCCAGACCCCCTTGGAAGCAGCTTTACAAGCTGTTGAAAATGATGTACACGTACTAGGAATGAGCTCGCTTGCTGCTGGACACAAAACGTTACTACCTCAAGTCGTGGAAGAGCTGAAGCGTTTAGGTCGTGAAGATATTTCCGTCGTGATTGGCGGTGTTATTCCAGCTCAAGATTACGATTTCTTAAAAGAAAATGGGGCAGCTGCAATATTCGGACCAGGAACGGTTATCCCAGTTGCTGCACAAAAAGTGTTGAAGGAAGTAAATCGTCGACTAGGGTACGACGAGGAAGAAAATGAGTAA
- a CDS encoding methylmalonyl-CoA mutase family protein — protein sequence MVYELQKEGQKIIDKQTCLFNEFPKPKYEQWKQIVDMSLKGASFEKKLITETYEGISLQPMYRKEDADNLPFLNSLPGKAPFTRGTQTLSDGWEINQELDLATPSAFNEVARVDLGRGQTSLNIVLDTPTKRGLNANDATSEVGKAGLSISGVTDVTSVLKDIDLAHVPIHVNSGANSIPLLALFIAHLEQEKRPVQEFHGCIGMDPISELVKNGTLVYELEECYTMMADVTNWAIENTPNLQTVLIHGNVYHDGGSSAVEELAFALSTGVEYLHALTTHGVDINKAAGKILFSFSVGSDYFIEIAKLRAARTLWARIVETFGGNEDAQKMTMHARTSAWTKTIFDPYVNMLRATTEAFSAAVGGADSIHVSCFDEAIQKSSAFSRRIARNASIILKEEAYIARTNDPAGGSWYVEVLTNEVAKKAWELFQETEAKGGIVEALKEEFPQKVVEQTASKRVGNIASRKDIFVGTNMYVNIDEKGIGWLAVDETSQIDDHINKVKGRAHRPVKSLASIPNKTEASIQVAKQGASLGEIAEATGRRSEAVVSVKAIRPTRGSTQFEQLRQTINENAEKAGNRPKVFLANLGPISAFKARAEFASGFFGVGGFDVIQNNGFTSAKEAADAAIASNAGIVIICGKDEDYQQTAIPLAKTIKNAAEQAIVLLVGKPSEEYEVSFKEAGISEYIHVGSNCYDVLSQLLDKKGVAAL from the coding sequence ATGGTATATGAACTTCAAAAAGAAGGCCAAAAAATAATAGACAAGCAAACTTGTTTATTCAATGAGTTTCCTAAACCAAAATATGAGCAGTGGAAACAAATCGTAGATATGTCTTTGAAAGGAGCTTCATTTGAAAAAAAACTTATCACAGAGACATATGAAGGAATTTCACTTCAACCGATGTATAGAAAGGAGGATGCGGATAATCTCCCTTTTCTTAATTCTTTGCCAGGTAAGGCTCCTTTTACTCGAGGAACTCAAACGCTTTCAGATGGATGGGAAATCAATCAAGAATTAGATCTAGCAACGCCTTCTGCTTTTAATGAAGTTGCAAGGGTTGACCTTGGCCGAGGGCAAACCTCGTTAAATATCGTCCTTGACACACCAACTAAACGGGGACTAAATGCGAACGACGCTACTTCAGAGGTCGGAAAAGCAGGACTATCGATTTCAGGGGTAACCGATGTAACTAGTGTTCTAAAAGATATTGACCTTGCACATGTCCCCATTCATGTTAACTCGGGGGCAAATTCAATTCCACTACTAGCTTTATTTATTGCCCATTTAGAACAGGAAAAACGACCAGTGCAAGAATTTCATGGATGTATAGGTATGGATCCTATTTCAGAATTGGTTAAAAATGGAACATTAGTTTACGAATTGGAAGAATGTTATACAATGATGGCGGATGTAACAAATTGGGCGATTGAGAATACCCCTAATTTACAAACTGTTCTTATTCATGGAAACGTCTATCATGATGGCGGAAGCAGTGCGGTTGAAGAATTGGCATTTGCATTATCAACAGGAGTCGAATATTTACATGCGCTAACGACTCATGGAGTGGATATAAATAAAGCTGCAGGTAAAATCCTTTTTTCGTTCTCAGTAGGCTCTGATTATTTTATAGAGATTGCAAAACTACGGGCCGCAAGAACTCTTTGGGCCAGAATTGTAGAAACGTTTGGTGGGAATGAAGACGCTCAAAAGATGACGATGCATGCACGAACATCTGCATGGACAAAAACGATTTTTGATCCTTATGTAAATATGTTACGAGCAACAACTGAAGCATTTTCAGCTGCAGTAGGTGGGGCAGACAGCATTCATGTTAGTTGTTTTGATGAAGCGATTCAAAAGTCCTCCGCTTTTTCACGACGAATTGCACGAAATGCTTCGATTATCTTAAAAGAAGAAGCTTATATTGCGAGGACAAATGATCCTGCAGGTGGCTCTTGGTACGTGGAGGTACTGACAAATGAGGTGGCGAAAAAGGCATGGGAGCTTTTCCAAGAAACAGAAGCAAAAGGTGGTATTGTGGAAGCTTTAAAAGAAGAATTTCCACAAAAAGTGGTTGAACAAACGGCTTCAAAGCGAGTAGGGAACATCGCTAGTCGAAAGGATATATTTGTTGGGACAAATATGTATGTGAATATTGACGAAAAAGGAATAGGTTGGTTAGCTGTTGATGAGACGTCTCAAATTGATGATCATATCAATAAGGTTAAAGGTCGAGCACATAGACCGGTTAAAAGCTTAGCTTCAATTCCCAATAAAACAGAAGCGTCGATTCAGGTAGCGAAACAAGGTGCATCGTTAGGTGAAATTGCAGAGGCAACAGGTAGAAGGTCGGAAGCTGTAGTTAGCGTTAAAGCAATCCGTCCTACGAGAGGTTCCACTCAGTTTGAACAACTCCGTCAAACCATCAATGAAAATGCAGAAAAGGCAGGTAATCGTCCGAAAGTTTTTCTAGCAAACTTAGGACCTATATCAGCTTTTAAAGCGCGAGCTGAATTTGCATCAGGATTTTTTGGAGTTGGTGGCTTCGATGTTATTCAAAACAATGGATTTACTTCTGCTAAGGAAGCAGCAGATGCAGCTATTGCTTCAAACGCCGGTATTGTCATCATTTGTGGAAAAGACGAAGACTACCAACAAACAGCGATTCCACTTGCAAAGACGATTAAAAATGCAGCAGAACAAGCAATTGTTTTATTAGTAGGAAAGCCTAGCGAAGAGTACGAAGTCAGCTTTAAAGAGGCTGGAATATCTGAGTATATTCACGTTGGCTCAAATTGCTATGACGTGCTAAGTCAACTTCTAGATAAGAAAGGAGTTGCTGCATTATGA
- a CDS encoding GntR family transcriptional regulator translates to MVENRKVDNALPKLIKESIIEDIMKGEIVAGDKLVEAEYSQIFGTSRAPVREAFYLLTIEGIVKKIPRKGTIVKGFSREEMSDILKIRNFLEQLAIDKLTLKARENCTHEMRKIILEMEKKEVEIREYAQLNYEFHFQLILASGSETFRNIYSRLGSPLISLQTFSLMGEDDVVKNSLKEHKEFEKYLSLGEIEKAKSILNSHNEAVFPRIEGSLKD, encoded by the coding sequence ATGGTTGAAAACAGAAAGGTTGATAATGCTCTTCCCAAACTAATAAAAGAAAGTATAATAGAAGATATTATGAAAGGAGAAATTGTGGCTGGAGATAAATTGGTCGAAGCAGAGTATTCTCAGATTTTTGGTACTAGTAGAGCTCCAGTAAGAGAAGCATTCTACCTTTTAACTATAGAAGGAATTGTGAAAAAGATCCCAAGAAAGGGAACAATAGTTAAAGGCTTTTCTAGAGAAGAGATGTCAGATATATTAAAAATCAGAAACTTCTTAGAGCAATTAGCCATTGATAAATTAACTTTAAAGGCAAGAGAAAATTGTACTCATGAGATGAGGAAGATCATTTTAGAAATGGAAAAAAAAGAAGTTGAAATAAGGGAGTATGCACAACTGAATTATGAATTTCATTTTCAGTTAATTTTAGCAAGCGGTAGTGAGACTTTTCGGAATATATATTCTAGATTAGGATCTCCGTTAATCTCATTACAAACATTTTCTTTAATGGGAGAAGATGATGTGGTCAAAAATTCATTAAAAGAACACAAGGAATTTGAAAAGTATCTTTCCTTAGGTGAGATTGAGAAAGCGAAATCAATATTGAATTCTCATAATGAGGCAGTATTTCCACGAATTGAAGGATCACTCAAAGATTGA
- a CDS encoding CaiB/BaiF CoA transferase family protein, with amino-acid sequence MKPLQGLKVLDLSRILSGPYCTMILADMGADVIKIEAPQGDDTRTWGPPFIGTESCYFLSVNRNKKSLVLNLKTPEGKAIFLDLVKSADIVVENFRPGTLDKLGISYNVLKEINEKIILASISGFGQTGPYAKRPGYDVIAQGMGGLMSVTGEPDGTPMKAGFSFADLGSGMWALIGILMALQARNSTRKGQWVDASLLDTMISWQTYLATGFFATGRNPQPMGNAHPSICPYQVFQANDGYFNVGVGNETQWNKFCQIMKLNIANDPRFLTNSKRVENRDQLIPILENLFKAESFKYWVKILDDGGIPAGPVYQLSDLYADPHVSEREMLLSLQHPTIGEIKQVGIPIKLSDTPGELKTPPPLLGEHSYEILEELGYSNEDIIKFYNNGVSGGKNTIFQNAKK; translated from the coding sequence ATGAAACCACTTCAAGGCTTAAAGGTACTAGATTTATCACGTATATTGAGCGGTCCATATTGTACGATGATTCTTGCTGATATGGGAGCTGACGTCATTAAAATTGAAGCGCCTCAAGGTGATGATACCCGTACTTGGGGTCCCCCATTTATTGGAACTGAAAGTTGTTATTTTCTTAGTGTGAACCGAAATAAAAAAAGCTTGGTTCTTAACCTAAAAACCCCAGAAGGAAAAGCAATTTTTTTAGACCTTGTAAAGTCAGCCGACATTGTAGTAGAAAACTTTCGTCCAGGTACACTAGATAAGTTAGGGATCAGCTATAATGTGTTGAAAGAGATTAACGAGAAAATTATCCTTGCATCCATTTCCGGTTTTGGGCAGACTGGACCTTATGCTAAACGCCCTGGGTATGATGTAATTGCTCAGGGAATGGGGGGACTGATGAGTGTTACCGGTGAACCCGACGGCACTCCTATGAAAGCCGGTTTTTCATTTGCTGATTTAGGATCTGGAATGTGGGCATTAATCGGTATCCTGATGGCTTTGCAAGCAAGGAATAGTACCAGAAAAGGACAATGGGTTGATGCATCTCTTTTAGATACAATGATTTCTTGGCAAACTTATTTAGCAACTGGTTTCTTTGCAACCGGAAGAAATCCCCAACCTATGGGAAATGCTCATCCTAGCATTTGTCCCTACCAAGTTTTTCAAGCAAACGATGGCTACTTTAATGTTGGTGTTGGAAATGAAACTCAATGGAATAAGTTTTGTCAAATTATGAAGCTAAATATAGCTAATGATCCACGTTTTTTAACAAATTCAAAGCGTGTAGAGAATCGTGATCAATTGATTCCAATTCTAGAAAATCTCTTTAAGGCAGAATCATTTAAATATTGGGTTAAAATTCTAGATGACGGCGGCATCCCAGCCGGTCCTGTGTATCAACTGTCTGATTTATATGCTGACCCCCATGTATCAGAGCGAGAGATGTTACTTTCACTACAGCATCCAACAATTGGTGAGATTAAACAAGTGGGCATACCTATTAAGCTTTCTGATACGCCTGGAGAGTTAAAAACTCCTCCACCTTTATTAGGAGAACATTCCTATGAAATTTTGGAAGAGCTTGGATATAGTAATGAGGATATTATTAAATTTTATAATAATGGCGTTTCTGGTGGAAAAAATACAATTTTTCAAAATGCAAAAAAATAA
- a CDS encoding SLC13 family permease, giving the protein MSIEIVAIIVLLVMFIIGAIFPINIGIIGFVAAFIMGVVVSGLSVDDIFNAFPADLFVLLSGVTFLFAIVQKNGTIDLISRWGLLLVRGNTGLIPWVMFALGALLTSIGTSAIAAASILIPIALRIANQYKINPLMMGLMLLIGVTAGGFSPLHLFGVVVNGMMDSQNIPHSPGLLFLNTFILCVIVAIIVFILFSGLRKFIRKDSVKHYSAAATEIIDINVNQEEESSEDSLKERLTWYKGFTLIGIALLVILALGYNVHMGFAAFGVGLVLSLIAPKRQEGVLQSIPWPIILMVTGIVTYVGVLEQIGVIKYMTHLIAGMNNPIIATLTASYIGGIISSFASTTGFLAAIIPLAIPILKDPHVSSIGVISSISFASSIVDISPFSTNGAMLLANAQGMNQNEFFRKLLIASVCFIALGPGLAWVIFVVIGTPW; this is encoded by the coding sequence ATGAGCATAGAAATCGTTGCTATTATTGTACTTTTAGTCATGTTTATCATTGGAGCCATTTTTCCAATAAACATCGGGATTATTGGTTTTGTTGCTGCTTTTATCATGGGTGTGGTAGTTAGCGGGTTGAGCGTTGACGACATCTTCAATGCCTTTCCTGCAGATTTATTCGTCCTACTTTCAGGAGTCACATTCCTATTCGCTATTGTCCAAAAAAATGGAACCATTGACTTGATTAGTAGATGGGGACTCCTCTTAGTTAGAGGTAACACCGGCTTGATTCCATGGGTTATGTTCGCACTGGGCGCTCTTTTGACAAGCATCGGTACATCTGCAATTGCTGCTGCATCTATCTTAATTCCCATTGCGTTACGGATTGCTAACCAATACAAGATTAATCCTCTTATGATGGGCTTAATGCTCCTTATAGGGGTGACTGCAGGTGGCTTCTCACCACTTCATCTTTTCGGTGTGGTTGTGAACGGTATGATGGATTCCCAAAATATCCCACATTCACCAGGCTTGCTTTTTTTAAACACCTTTATATTATGTGTAATCGTTGCGATTATAGTATTCATTCTTTTTAGCGGACTTCGTAAGTTTATTAGGAAAGATTCTGTTAAACATTATTCAGCGGCTGCAACAGAAATAATCGATATAAATGTAAATCAGGAAGAAGAAAGTTCAGAAGATAGTTTAAAAGAACGTTTGACTTGGTATAAAGGATTCACACTTATTGGAATAGCTCTTCTAGTCATACTAGCACTTGGTTACAATGTGCACATGGGTTTTGCCGCGTTCGGAGTAGGATTGGTACTATCCTTGATTGCTCCAAAAAGACAAGAAGGCGTCTTACAAAGTATACCTTGGCCAATTATCCTTATGGTAACAGGGATTGTAACATATGTAGGGGTACTAGAACAAATCGGTGTTATAAAATATATGACTCATCTTATAGCTGGCATGAATAATCCTATAATAGCAACGCTTACAGCATCATATATAGGGGGAATTATCTCATCTTTCGCCTCAACAACAGGTTTTTTGGCAGCCATTATCCCGCTCGCCATTCCAATTCTCAAGGATCCACATGTTTCATCCATAGGTGTTATATCATCCATCTCGTTTGCATCGAGCATTGTGGATATAAGTCCCTTCTCGACAAATGGGGCTATGTTGCTTGCAAATGCACAAGGTATGAACCAAAATGAATTTTTCAGAAAACTCTTAATTGCATCCGTATGCTTTATTGCTCTCGGACCTGGACTTGCTTGGGTTATTTTTGTGGTAATTGGAACACCATGGTAA
- a CDS encoding phosphotransferase, with product MSNHENEEMLTGGNVSRVYRSGDTVRRELKPDSPKIHKLLKHLENKGFSYAPKLLGIDEKGREILSFIEGEAGNYPLKEYMRSNDVLIEIAKMLRLYHDSVSDFSFDDSWESIDNTPQQFEVLCHNDFAIYNIIFKHERPIGIIDFDVAGPGPRLWDMAYTLYNCVPLSRFYLSETGERVYYNSLQHANRIKQRVRLFFESYGEGIDEDYLEMVLLRLEGLCKTITKKSSEGDIAFQKMIDEGHLEHYQNDIKFICEHGKEWI from the coding sequence ATGTCAAACCATGAAAACGAAGAAATGCTAACAGGAGGGAATGTCTCTAGGGTTTATCGTTCGGGAGATACTGTGCGACGAGAATTAAAGCCAGATAGTCCCAAAATTCATAAGCTATTAAAGCATTTGGAGAACAAAGGTTTCAGTTATGCCCCAAAGTTGTTAGGTATTGATGAAAAAGGAAGGGAGATATTATCATTTATTGAAGGAGAAGCTGGTAATTATCCTTTAAAAGAATACATGCGGTCTAATGATGTCTTAATAGAAATAGCGAAAATGCTCCGTCTTTATCATGATTCTGTCAGTGATTTTTCATTTGATGATAGCTGGGAATCGATAGATAACACCCCCCAACAATTTGAGGTACTATGCCATAATGATTTTGCGATATACAACATTATTTTTAAACATGAAAGACCAATAGGTATTATTGATTTCGATGTTGCTGGACCTGGTCCAAGACTTTGGGACATGGCTTATACTCTTTATAATTGCGTCCCCTTAAGTAGATTTTACCTTTCTGAAACAGGTGAGAGAGTTTATTATAATTCATTACAGCATGCTAACCGTATAAAACAAAGAGTTAGATTGTTTTTTGAATCTTACGGTGAAGGAATAGACGAAGATTATTTGGAAATGGTATTGCTACGATTAGAGGGGTTATGTAAAACAATTACAAAAAAATCCAGTGAAGGTGACATTGCATTTCAAAAGATGATAGATGAAGGGCATCTTGAACATTACCAAAACGATATTAAATTCATTTGTGAACATGGAAAAGAGTGGATTTAA